From a single Bremerella cremea genomic region:
- a CDS encoding DUF1501 domain-containing protein, whose protein sequence is MFSSHHFSRREFLAASLTAAGVAAAPAWGANAPALIQGQAEHVISIWLGGGMGQIDTFDPKRKGDPAKKQAGAYYDSIPTAVNEVEVCEHLPQVAQVMDRLTAVRTVHHSVIDEHAAATNWMHVGRPVSGTVVYPSLGSIIAHERGAASDAAPPYVLIGYPNSSRGPGFLGAQHSYLYLTETGRGPAGLSRHDTITPQRQTLRETYLNELRAVQSPTNDKRLQDYDAAAKLSMRLSGPEFMRSFELANEPAQLRESYGGEFGQRCLLARRLVERGVRFIEVSHNLNFLNGAGWDVHNRGILDQHKLIQEMDAAVATLILDLESHKLLDKTLVVITTEFGRPPQFDGGGGRGHQSSTFTCVLAGGGLKHQGAYDVTDELSQKIVADPVSVPDFFATIHAAVGIDYTKSLFDGDRPVPITDGGHPIAKLFG, encoded by the coding sequence ATGTTTTCTTCTCATCACTTTAGTCGACGCGAATTTCTGGCAGCCAGCTTGACCGCAGCCGGTGTGGCAGCAGCCCCTGCTTGGGGTGCCAATGCGCCGGCGCTGATCCAGGGGCAAGCCGAGCATGTCATATCGATTTGGCTGGGAGGGGGCATGGGGCAGATCGACACGTTCGATCCCAAACGCAAAGGCGATCCTGCCAAAAAGCAAGCAGGGGCCTATTACGACAGCATTCCGACCGCCGTCAACGAGGTCGAAGTCTGTGAACACCTTCCCCAAGTCGCTCAGGTGATGGATCGCCTGACGGCGGTTCGCACGGTCCATCATTCCGTGATCGACGAACATGCGGCGGCCACCAACTGGATGCACGTCGGCCGTCCGGTCAGCGGAACGGTCGTCTATCCTTCGCTCGGCTCGATCATCGCCCACGAGCGGGGCGCGGCATCTGACGCGGCCCCTCCTTATGTGTTGATCGGCTACCCGAACAGTTCGCGCGGCCCAGGCTTCTTGGGCGCCCAGCATAGTTATCTTTACCTAACGGAAACGGGACGCGGGCCAGCCGGGCTTTCCCGTCACGATACCATCACGCCACAGCGTCAGACTCTACGCGAGACTTACTTAAACGAATTACGCGCGGTCCAATCGCCAACCAATGACAAGCGTCTGCAAGACTACGATGCCGCCGCCAAGTTGAGTATGCGCTTAAGTGGGCCCGAGTTCATGCGGAGTTTTGAACTCGCCAACGAACCAGCTCAACTGCGTGAAAGCTACGGCGGCGAGTTCGGCCAGCGTTGTCTTCTTGCGCGGCGCCTAGTCGAACGAGGTGTTCGCTTTATCGAGGTCTCTCACAATCTCAACTTCCTGAACGGGGCTGGCTGGGATGTCCACAATCGTGGGATTCTCGATCAGCATAAACTGATTCAAGAGATGGACGCCGCCGTGGCCACGTTGATTCTCGACCTAGAATCACACAAACTGCTAGACAAAACATTGGTGGTCATCACCACTGAATTTGGTCGTCCGCCGCAATTCGACGGTGGTGGCGGGCGTGGCCATCAAAGCTCGACGTTTACCTGTGTACTGGCTGGCGGCGGCTTGAAACATCAAGGTGCCTACGATGTAACCGACGAACTATCGCAAAAAATCGTCGCCGACCCGGTCTCTGTCCCCGACTTCTTCGCGACGATCCACGCTGCGGTCGGCATCGACTACACCAAGTCGCTCTTCGACGGAGACCGCCCGGTACCAATCACCGACGGCGGGCACCCCATTGCCAAACTGTTCGGCTAA